Proteins from a single region of Chloroflexota bacterium:
- a CDS encoding ATP-dependent 6-phosphofructokinase — protein MQIGVLTGGGDCPGLNAAIRGVVRQAARQGWTVLGFRDGWAGVLAGEPEPLTIEATDPMLAEGGTMLGSTRTNPLRDPESFAKARAVFDRCRLQGLVVIGGDDTLSVAGAMAAKGDAVVGIPKTIDNDVPETDVCIGFDTAVTTVSNAVGRVRTTAVSHRRVVVVETMGRDAGWLAAAGGLAGRADYIAVPERPIELAILVSHVEGRAARGLPFSVIVVAEGAEIVDLEVDPAEVHASDEFGHVQLSARGLGYAAAGALENALGRSVPAMVLGYTQRGGPPTPFDRVLGTRCGVAAVDYLASGDHGMLTALQRNRIVPVPLADVAGRTRRLDASYLALLDLFD, from the coding sequence ATGCAAATCGGCGTCCTCACCGGCGGCGGTGACTGTCCGGGGCTTAACGCCGCCATTCGCGGCGTGGTGCGTCAAGCGGCGCGCCAGGGCTGGACCGTGCTCGGCTTTCGCGACGGCTGGGCCGGCGTGCTCGCGGGCGAGCCCGAGCCGCTGACGATCGAGGCCACGGACCCGATGCTGGCCGAGGGCGGCACGATGCTCGGCTCGACGCGCACGAACCCGCTGCGCGATCCGGAGTCGTTCGCCAAGGCCCGCGCGGTATTCGACCGCTGCCGGCTGCAAGGGCTGGTGGTCATCGGCGGGGATGACACGCTATCCGTCGCGGGCGCCATGGCCGCCAAGGGCGACGCCGTCGTGGGCATTCCCAAGACGATCGACAACGACGTCCCCGAAACCGACGTGTGCATCGGCTTCGACACCGCCGTCACCACGGTGTCCAATGCCGTGGGACGGGTGCGGACCACGGCTGTCTCCCACCGGCGAGTGGTGGTGGTGGAGACGATGGGCCGGGACGCAGGCTGGCTGGCGGCGGCAGGCGGCCTCGCCGGCCGGGCCGACTACATCGCGGTGCCGGAGCGTCCCATCGAACTCGCGATCCTGGTGTCGCACGTGGAAGGCCGCGCCGCCCGCGGCTTGCCCTTCAGCGTGATCGTAGTGGCCGAAGGCGCCGAGATCGTGGACTTGGAGGTCGACCCGGCCGAAGTCCACGCCTCGGACGAGTTCGGACACGTGCAGCTCTCGGCGCGCGGCTTGGGATACGCGGCCGCCGGCGCGCTGGAAAATGCCTTGGGGCGGAGCGTTCCGGCGATGGTGCTGGGGTACACGCAGCGCGGTGGACCGCCGACGCCATTCGACCGCGTCCTGGGCACGCGGTGCGGCGTTGCGGCGGTGGACTACCTGGCATCCGGCGACCACGGCATGCTCACCGCCCTGCAGCGCAACCGCATCGTGCCGGTGCCCCTGGCCGACGTGGCCGGGCGCACACGGCGGCTGGACGCGAGCTACCTGGCGTTGCTGGATCTGTTCGACTAG
- a CDS encoding nitroreductase, with translation MDTLTALRDRRSINALTADVPSQAAIQRLIDVAVWAPNHRMTEPWRFHVLAGDARRTVGEAISDGLRDELDASDPIAAGEIKGARAKLTRAPVVIVVSHPRADDPVMDLEDYAACCCAVQNMLLAAHAEGLAAKWRTGAMCDYVASRRALGIGDSDRLVGFIYLGYPSANAPPDTRERTTPEVDWLGWDDASD, from the coding sequence GTGGATACCCTTACGGCGCTGCGTGATCGCCGCAGCATCAACGCCCTGACGGCGGACGTGCCGTCGCAGGCCGCCATTCAACGGCTGATCGACGTGGCCGTGTGGGCGCCCAACCATCGCATGACCGAACCCTGGCGGTTCCACGTGCTCGCCGGGGACGCGCGCCGGACGGTTGGCGAGGCCATCAGCGACGGCCTGCGCGACGAGCTCGACGCCAGCGATCCCATTGCCGCCGGCGAGATCAAGGGCGCCCGCGCCAAGCTCACGCGCGCGCCCGTCGTCATCGTGGTCAGCCACCCGCGCGCCGACGATCCGGTGATGGACCTGGAGGACTACGCCGCCTGCTGCTGCGCGGTGCAGAACATGCTGCTGGCGGCCCACGCCGAGGGCCTGGCGGCCAAGTGGCGCACCGGCGCGATGTGCGACTACGTCGCCAGCCGCAGGGCGCTGGGCATCGGCGATTCGGATCGCCTCGTCGGCTTCATCTATCTGGGCTACCCATCGGCCAACGCGCCCCCGGATACGCGCGAGCGGACGACGCCCGAGGTCGACTGGCTCGGCTGGGACGACGCGAGTGACTGA